A single window of Rubripirellula lacrimiformis DNA harbors:
- a CDS encoding serine/threonine protein kinase encodes MRSIFNKIETALASHLMDRADPSGTHSHRSVSGGSVSNSAIAQTLWTLNHPTSALARKLGPWIAAMFAIALIVVALTVVWVLRVSMRQWVGDLMRSNLATNVVILDQWLSDRQREVQRITAAPGIQQASAELIAESVQRFQWSADDAGNRPALDAIDDGWAPDIYVGWTLLDREGHIVASSIPALIGQSFLIPAATTEKARLGQPAISPGFACPIAIQSDGPLSIAGSALMAAMAPIVDQKQWVGTLALLIDPSGPPSQLLQVSRIGQTGEVYAFDSRGWLISESRFETQLRAAKILGSESAIRSPLRVAVRDPGIDITQSTPSNLSLAELPLTVMADEATRGGTGENVSGYNDYRGVQVVGAWTWLGNHSMGLASEMNAEEAYAPLNLMNRLLLALLVVASLAAGFLIALAMLLRRMGKRLRTAQKQQRRIGHYQLGESLGRGGMGAVYRASHDLLGREVAIKVLGSASQNSVSVSRFEREAQLTASLRHPNTIDLYDFGRTDAGDLFYVMEYIKGITLQRLVDRYGKQPPARVIHLLLQICGSLSEAHRRGIIHRDIKPANLMISTEPGMHDVLKVLDFGLVKDVVASSAELGLTTSDGITGTPMYMSPETVRDATASNQRSDLYAVGGVGYALLSGVPMFDSDTSVDVCMKQLKEDPLRPSQRINRKLPDDLQNVLMSCLRKDPDQRPHSVDDLAAALRSCDDAGHWDDMDALRWWSLVLDDRPTREGRPDTDGTHDSPPNSDGEAITTAH; translated from the coding sequence ATGCGTTCCATTTTCAACAAGATCGAAACGGCTCTGGCCAGCCATTTGATGGACCGGGCTGATCCGTCGGGCACCCATTCCCATCGATCGGTTTCCGGTGGATCGGTGTCCAACAGCGCGATCGCGCAGACGTTGTGGACGTTGAATCATCCGACCAGCGCTCTGGCTCGCAAGCTCGGGCCCTGGATCGCCGCGATGTTTGCGATCGCCCTGATCGTGGTTGCCTTGACAGTCGTCTGGGTGCTCCGCGTGTCGATGCGGCAATGGGTCGGCGATTTGATGCGCAGCAATTTGGCGACCAACGTCGTCATCTTGGATCAGTGGCTTTCCGATCGGCAACGGGAGGTCCAACGCATCACTGCGGCCCCTGGGATCCAACAAGCATCGGCCGAATTGATCGCCGAATCGGTGCAGAGGTTCCAGTGGTCCGCCGACGATGCAGGGAACAGGCCTGCGCTCGATGCGATCGATGATGGCTGGGCACCGGACATCTATGTCGGATGGACGCTGCTTGACCGCGAAGGCCATATCGTCGCTTCGTCGATCCCCGCTTTGATCGGACAATCGTTCCTGATTCCCGCAGCCACCACTGAAAAGGCAAGGTTGGGGCAGCCAGCGATCAGCCCCGGATTCGCATGTCCGATCGCGATCCAAAGTGACGGCCCCCTGTCGATTGCCGGTTCGGCATTGATGGCGGCAATGGCACCGATCGTGGACCAGAAACAGTGGGTTGGGACGCTGGCACTGTTGATCGACCCCTCGGGCCCGCCCAGTCAACTATTGCAGGTTTCGCGGATCGGCCAGACTGGCGAAGTTTATGCCTTCGATTCCAGAGGTTGGCTGATCAGCGAAAGCCGTTTCGAAACCCAGTTGCGGGCAGCCAAGATCCTGGGGTCCGAATCCGCGATCCGCAGCCCGCTAAGAGTCGCGGTTCGTGATCCGGGCATCGACATCACGCAGTCCACCCCCAGCAACTTGTCATTGGCCGAGTTGCCGCTGACCGTGATGGCCGACGAAGCGACCCGAGGCGGTACGGGCGAAAACGTCAGCGGATACAACGACTATCGCGGCGTCCAGGTCGTCGGTGCGTGGACGTGGCTGGGCAACCATTCGATGGGGTTGGCTTCGGAAATGAACGCCGAAGAAGCCTACGCACCGCTGAACCTGATGAACCGATTGCTATTGGCTTTGTTGGTGGTGGCATCCTTGGCCGCTGGATTTCTAATCGCCCTTGCGATGCTGCTGCGCCGAATGGGAAAGCGACTGCGAACGGCGCAAAAACAACAGCGACGGATTGGCCATTACCAGCTGGGGGAATCCTTGGGCCGCGGCGGAATGGGTGCGGTGTACCGAGCCAGTCACGACCTGCTGGGCCGCGAAGTCGCGATCAAAGTCCTTGGCAGCGCATCACAGAACAGCGTGTCGGTGTCGCGATTCGAACGCGAAGCCCAATTGACGGCCAGTCTGCGGCATCCCAACACCATCGACCTGTACGACTTTGGGCGAACCGATGCGGGCGACCTGTTCTATGTGATGGAATACATCAAGGGAATCACATTGCAACGATTGGTCGATCGGTATGGCAAGCAACCACCGGCCCGTGTGATCCATCTGCTACTGCAGATCTGCGGCTCGCTTTCCGAAGCCCATCGGCGCGGGATCATTCACCGCGACATCAAACCGGCCAACCTGATGATCAGTACCGAACCCGGCATGCACGATGTGCTGAAGGTGTTGGATTTTGGGTTGGTAAAAGACGTGGTCGCCAGTTCCGCCGAACTTGGATTGACGACCAGCGATGGGATCACGGGCACACCGATGTACATGTCGCCCGAAACCGTTCGCGACGCAACGGCGTCGAACCAACGCAGCGATCTGTATGCGGTCGGTGGGGTCGGGTACGCACTGCTATCCGGCGTACCGATGTTCGACAGCGATACATCGGTGGATGTGTGCATGAAACAATTGAAAGAAGACCCGCTGAGACCGTCCCAACGGATCAACCGGAAGTTGCCGGACGACCTGCAGAACGTTCTGATGAGCTGTTTGCGAAAAGACCCGGATCAGAGGCCGCATTCGGTGGACGATTTGGCGGCTGCGCTGCGCAGTTGCGATGACGCCGGTCATTGGGATGATATGGACGCCTTGCGTTGGTGGTCCCTTGTACTGGACGATAGGCCCACACGCGAGGGTCGACCGGACACCGACGGAACCCACGACAGTCCCCCTAACAGCGATGGAGAAGCGATCACGACCGCGCATTAG
- a CDS encoding AAA family ATPase, whose translation MIDPMHDASSTPDNNTPAAGHESLAQLTAEIEIHSEPFRRLINEVGKTIVGQEGLIGRMVIALLAGGHLLIEGVPGLAKTTAVACLSKGISTSFQRLQFTPDLLPADLIGTQVYRPQTQEFVVQKGPIFANMILADEINRAPAKVQSALLEAMQERQVTIGSETFFLEEPFLVMATQNPVEQEGTYPLPEAQMDRFIMKVVVDYPNRDQELQILRRMSKTNSKIEVESVTTPAEIMTARELVDRIHVSSPVEEYIVDLVMATRNPAAYGMDLAELIQYGASPRATINLTLAAKANAFLSGRAYATPEDVKAIAMDVLRHRVIITYEAEAEEKTAQDIVRTILQTVPVP comes from the coding sequence ATGATTGATCCCATGCATGACGCTTCATCCACACCTGACAACAACACTCCGGCCGCGGGCCACGAAAGCCTGGCCCAACTGACCGCCGAAATCGAGATTCACAGCGAACCTTTCCGGCGCTTGATCAACGAAGTGGGCAAGACGATCGTTGGCCAAGAAGGGCTGATTGGACGAATGGTGATCGCGCTGTTGGCCGGTGGCCACCTGCTGATCGAAGGCGTTCCCGGACTGGCCAAGACGACTGCGGTGGCGTGTCTGTCCAAAGGCATCAGCACCAGTTTCCAGCGGCTTCAGTTCACCCCCGACCTGTTGCCGGCTGACCTGATCGGGACGCAAGTCTATCGGCCTCAGACGCAAGAGTTTGTGGTTCAGAAAGGTCCGATCTTTGCCAACATGATCCTGGCCGACGAAATCAACCGGGCGCCGGCCAAAGTGCAAAGCGCCCTGTTGGAAGCGATGCAAGAACGGCAGGTGACGATCGGCAGCGAGACGTTCTTTTTGGAAGAACCATTCTTGGTGATGGCGACCCAAAACCCGGTCGAACAAGAGGGCACTTACCCGCTGCCCGAAGCCCAGATGGACCGCTTCATCATGAAGGTGGTCGTCGACTATCCCAACCGCGATCAAGAACTGCAAATTCTGCGGCGAATGTCGAAAACCAATTCGAAAATCGAAGTGGAATCGGTCACCACGCCCGCGGAAATCATGACGGCCCGCGAATTGGTGGACCGCATCCACGTCAGCAGCCCCGTCGAAGAGTACATCGTGGACCTGGTGATGGCCACGCGGAACCCGGCCGCCTACGGAATGGATCTGGCGGAATTGATCCAATACGGGGCGTCGCCCCGAGCCACGATCAACCTGACATTGGCGGCGAAGGCCAATGCGTTCCTCAGCGGCCGCGCCTATGCGACCCCCGAAGACGTCAAAGCGATCGCGATGGATGTGCTGCGGCACCGCGTCATCATCACCTACGAAGCCGAAGCGGAAGAAAAAACGGCCCAGGACATCGTTCGAACCATCTTGCAAACCGTCCCCGTTCCCTAG
- a CDS encoding vWA domain-containing protein, with amino-acid sequence MFLHPWWFTLLPIVPWLAWRMWSGRDRSALGFSSVVTSWNQRPSLRQRLAWLPAVLMLVSLTLMIISLARPRYGKDQTIVTSEGIAIELVVDRSGSMKALDFQIDGRNVDRLTAIKNVASKFILGDESSPMVGDDEEWVSGRVSDMIGLVTFAGYVDAITPPTLDHGFLVASLENTEIVTERDEDGTAIGDAISLAVDKLSSLGRQDRKQDDDATANESSTGQGKVIILLTDGENTAGQIDPAEAAELAKAMNIKVYTIGVGTKGQAPYPVRRRRSGQIVVDYFRVNIDEETLKMIADTTGGRYFRATDTASLETIYDEIDQLEKTKVETQRYTDFREMAVQSVRIGGWWIPPILGVALACLTTGVLLSLTVFRRFN; translated from the coding sequence ATGTTTTTGCACCCGTGGTGGTTCACCCTGTTGCCGATCGTCCCCTGGCTGGCTTGGCGGATGTGGTCCGGTCGCGACCGCTCCGCACTCGGTTTCAGTTCGGTGGTGACTTCCTGGAACCAACGGCCGAGTTTGCGTCAGCGACTGGCCTGGTTACCCGCTGTCCTGATGCTGGTTTCGTTGACGCTGATGATCATTTCGCTGGCTCGTCCCCGCTATGGAAAGGATCAAACGATCGTGACCAGCGAAGGCATTGCGATCGAATTGGTCGTTGATCGCAGCGGGTCGATGAAGGCGCTTGATTTCCAGATCGATGGTCGCAATGTGGACCGTTTGACCGCGATCAAAAACGTCGCGTCGAAGTTCATCTTGGGTGATGAATCCAGCCCGATGGTCGGCGATGACGAGGAATGGGTCTCTGGGCGGGTCAGCGATATGATCGGCTTGGTTACCTTCGCAGGCTATGTCGACGCGATCACTCCGCCAACGCTGGACCACGGATTTTTGGTGGCCTCGTTGGAAAATACCGAGATCGTGACCGAACGGGATGAGGATGGAACGGCGATCGGCGACGCGATCAGTCTGGCCGTCGACAAACTTAGCTCGTTGGGACGCCAGGATCGAAAACAGGACGACGACGCAACCGCCAACGAATCTTCTACCGGTCAGGGCAAGGTGATCATCTTGTTGACCGACGGCGAAAACACGGCGGGGCAGATTGATCCTGCCGAAGCGGCCGAATTGGCCAAGGCGATGAACATCAAGGTGTATACGATCGGTGTAGGCACCAAGGGACAAGCACCCTACCCCGTCCGGCGACGACGCTCGGGACAGATTGTGGTCGACTATTTCCGCGTCAACATTGACGAAGAAACGCTAAAGATGATCGCCGACACGACTGGCGGCAGGTACTTCCGGGCCACCGATACCGCGTCGCTGGAAACGATCTACGACGAAATTGATCAACTGGAAAAGACCAAGGTCGAAACGCAGCGGTACACCGATTTTCGAGAAATGGCGGTCCAGTCGGTGCGGATCGGCGGTTGGTGGATTCCGCCAATCTTGGGCGTGGCACTTGCTTGTTTGACCACGGGCGTGCTGTTGTCGTTGACCGTGTTTCGCAGATTCAATTGA
- a CDS encoding DUF1592 domain-containing protein, with protein sequence MTAFRPTTAALIWAILGCLTIANADDAARESAFHESLVPLLRTYCLDCHDEGSEVSLADTHSALDITKNRDLWIRALAQVRLGSMPPADGDMMDAANRLRMEKLIDELANAVDCVQNPNAGKVALRRLNRIEYRNTIRDLTDVDYEPSDGFPGDDVGYGFDNIGDVLSLPPVLIEKYLDAAEVISGKAIYTPPPGEIYELDKTASDLIGAEDHGGGSGRVVIASNGTVSLQPTLPFGGNYTITITASGDQGGPDPCRMSIQSGRFEKIIDVPEKDAADYEVTMRLGKGTRKIDISFINDYYKDGQDRNLHLHHVHVRGEERRPMFIDTEKLPPSHRRIVFANPGEKLSEDQASAAVLSRFASRAFRRPATAGEVQRLVQLAQTVRQEGGSYEEGLQVAMQAILVSPHFLFKVEQHRSIGPSGKMPPISDYELATRISYFLWSSMPDDELLLLAHRGEIRDRRKLLDKVARMMRDPRCNRFVENFAGQWLQLRNLDNVNPDTRIFRAFDDEVRELMRRETLTFFAAVMRGNLPVTTLLDADFTYLNETLAKYYGIPGVSGDHFRRVSLAGTPRGGLLTHASILTVTSNPTRTSPVKRGKWILDNLLNMPPPPAPPNIPELEKSRLVGTLRQRMEQHRDNPACAACHNMMDPLGFALENFDAVGQWRSRDGRDEIDASGALPDGTEFKGVEDLRRLLSTDRREQFVRCLAEKLLIYGLGRGTEYYDKCAIDQIVADVDRADGKFAYLLVAIIESEPFQKQGHRE encoded by the coding sequence GTGACCGCTTTTCGCCCCACGACTGCTGCCCTAATTTGGGCGATCCTTGGTTGCTTGACGATCGCGAATGCCGACGATGCAGCGCGTGAATCGGCCTTTCACGAATCGTTGGTGCCGTTGCTGCGGACCTATTGCTTGGATTGTCATGACGAGGGCAGCGAAGTGTCGCTGGCCGATACGCACTCGGCACTCGATATCACCAAGAACCGGGACCTGTGGATCCGTGCCTTGGCCCAGGTTCGATTGGGATCGATGCCGCCGGCCGATGGCGACATGATGGACGCGGCCAACCGCCTGCGCATGGAAAAATTGATCGACGAACTTGCCAATGCGGTTGACTGTGTCCAGAACCCCAACGCGGGCAAGGTCGCGCTGCGGCGTCTGAACCGGATCGAATATCGCAATACCATCCGCGACCTGACCGACGTCGACTACGAACCATCCGATGGATTCCCCGGCGACGATGTTGGATACGGTTTCGACAACATCGGTGACGTGTTGTCTTTGCCACCGGTGCTGATTGAAAAGTATCTGGACGCGGCCGAAGTGATCAGCGGCAAAGCCATCTACACGCCTCCGCCCGGCGAGATCTACGAACTGGACAAAACAGCGTCCGACCTGATCGGCGCCGAAGACCATGGCGGCGGTAGCGGTCGCGTGGTGATCGCAAGCAACGGCACGGTATCGCTGCAGCCAACGCTGCCATTCGGTGGCAATTACACCATCACGATCACAGCATCCGGCGACCAAGGCGGTCCCGATCCGTGTCGCATGAGCATCCAGAGTGGTCGATTCGAAAAGATCATCGATGTCCCCGAGAAAGACGCTGCCGATTACGAAGTAACGATGCGGCTTGGCAAGGGAACTCGCAAGATCGACATCAGTTTCATCAACGACTATTACAAAGATGGCCAGGACCGCAATCTTCACCTGCATCACGTGCACGTGCGGGGCGAGGAACGTCGACCGATGTTCATCGACACCGAAAAGTTACCACCCAGCCACCGGCGGATCGTGTTTGCGAATCCTGGTGAGAAGCTTTCCGAGGACCAAGCATCAGCGGCCGTGCTGAGCCGATTTGCCAGCCGTGCGTTTCGACGACCGGCCACCGCAGGCGAAGTTCAACGTTTGGTGCAGCTGGCCCAAACCGTTCGCCAGGAAGGCGGAAGTTACGAGGAAGGGTTGCAGGTCGCGATGCAAGCGATTCTGGTGTCCCCGCATTTCTTGTTCAAAGTCGAACAGCACCGATCGATCGGCCCATCGGGCAAAATGCCACCGATCAGCGACTATGAACTGGCCACGCGAATTTCGTATTTCTTGTGGAGCAGCATGCCGGACGACGAACTGTTGCTGCTAGCCCATCGCGGTGAAATTCGCGACCGACGAAAACTGTTGGACAAAGTCGCACGGATGATGCGAGACCCTCGCTGCAACCGTTTTGTCGAAAACTTTGCGGGCCAATGGCTGCAGCTTCGTAATCTGGACAACGTCAATCCCGACACGCGTATCTTTCGAGCCTTCGACGACGAAGTCCGCGAACTGATGCGGCGCGAAACCCTGACGTTCTTTGCGGCCGTGATGCGAGGCAACTTGCCGGTCACCACCTTGCTGGACGCCGACTTCACCTATCTGAACGAAACGCTTGCCAAGTACTACGGCATCCCCGGCGTCAGCGGGGATCATTTCCGGCGAGTCTCGCTAGCCGGCACACCGCGCGGAGGCCTGTTAACCCACGCCAGCATTCTGACCGTCACCAGCAACCCGACTCGCACCAGCCCGGTCAAACGCGGCAAGTGGATCTTGGACAACCTGCTGAACATGCCTCCACCGCCGGCGCCGCCGAATATTCCCGAATTGGAAAAGAGCCGATTGGTCGGAACGCTTCGCCAAAGGATGGAACAGCATCGCGACAACCCAGCCTGTGCAGCTTGCCACAACATGATGGATCCGCTGGGGTTTGCATTGGAGAACTTTGATGCCGTTGGCCAATGGCGGAGCCGAGACGGGCGTGACGAGATCGATGCATCCGGCGCGTTGCCCGACGGCACTGAGTTCAAGGGAGTCGAAGACCTTCGCCGGTTGCTATCGACCGATCGTCGGGAACAGTTCGTTCGCTGCTTGGCGGAAAAGCTGCTGATCTACGGACTCGGCCGAGGCACCGAATACTACGACAAGTGTGCGATCGACCAGATTGTCGCCGACGTCGACCGAGCCGATGGAAAGTTTGCGTACCTGTTGGTCGCGATCATCGAAAGCGAGCCGTTCCAGAAACAGGGTCATCGCGAGTAG
- a CDS encoding protein BatD produces MIVIILLVNSFAWGDSTPQTIIDGPVRMEVSVSRTETAIAVPVTMTVQIESPKTTKLQPPAIEASFGDFQVVDQTAVGPLPVDGDPNRTIHRYLYQLESLQSGTLVVAPIHFGYQIADAPMAAAYSHIDTNQNRSGTLVSRPIQIDVASSLAPDADLTDVRPLKPMVVLPEKRPTDLRWWGLGLVIGPAILAAFLWRRRRPRPADKLAMAQIHRIESEVANRQISGDQGAQSLAVALRRFIQDRHAIPATAMATSELVTAVGELGWPQDQVAILKSFLGSIDQRRFAASRLGADTIDADANDGPSGQDRFAGQCQTVRQIVRSVSIQNVPAVSRSSESRSFRSPSSGSRSSQSPSTGPSSNSEAE; encoded by the coding sequence GTGATCGTGATAATCTTGCTGGTCAACTCGTTCGCCTGGGGTGATTCGACACCTCAGACGATCATCGACGGCCCGGTGCGAATGGAAGTCAGCGTCTCCCGAACCGAGACCGCGATTGCTGTGCCGGTGACGATGACGGTTCAAATCGAATCGCCCAAAACGACCAAACTGCAGCCGCCCGCGATCGAAGCATCGTTCGGGGATTTCCAGGTCGTTGACCAAACTGCCGTCGGGCCTCTGCCGGTGGACGGTGATCCCAATCGCACGATTCATCGATACTTGTATCAGCTGGAATCGCTGCAGTCGGGAACTCTGGTCGTTGCTCCGATCCATTTTGGTTACCAGATCGCTGATGCCCCCATGGCGGCCGCGTACAGCCACATTGACACAAACCAAAATCGAAGCGGGACATTGGTTAGCCGTCCGATCCAAATCGATGTCGCTAGCTCGCTGGCACCCGATGCGGACCTGACCGACGTTCGCCCCTTGAAACCGATGGTGGTACTGCCGGAAAAGCGACCAACCGACCTCAGGTGGTGGGGACTTGGCTTGGTGATCGGGCCAGCCATCTTGGCGGCCTTCCTGTGGCGACGTCGACGACCGCGACCGGCCGACAAACTTGCGATGGCCCAAATCCACCGAATCGAATCCGAGGTAGCCAATCGCCAAATCAGCGGCGATCAAGGGGCACAGTCGTTGGCCGTCGCACTTCGTCGCTTCATCCAAGATCGCCATGCGATCCCAGCCACGGCGATGGCGACATCGGAATTGGTCACGGCCGTCGGCGAACTTGGCTGGCCGCAGGACCAGGTTGCAATTTTGAAATCGTTTTTGGGGTCCATCGATCAACGTCGCTTTGCAGCGTCCCGCTTGGGGGCGGATACAATCGACGCGGATGCTAACGATGGTCCGTCGGGGCAGGATCGTTTTGCCGGTCAGTGTCAGACCGTTCGCCAGATCGTCCGCAGCGTTTCGATCCAAAACGTCCCGGCTGTTTCGCGGTCATCTGAATCGCGGTCCTTTCGGTCACCGTCATCTGGTTCACGATCAAGTCAATCACCATCCACTGGCCCGTCGTCCAATAGCGAGGCCGAGTGA
- a CDS encoding VWA domain-containing protein: protein MNIRDIEVGAIGNLVLLGLVVLVCVAGLLGLWAKRRAIARFATPDVRGRLLGRSSLWRDWSFVLLSALTMALLVLCLVDIRWGQVSRSVPQKGIELMFVLDVSRSMLAEDVTPNRLQRAKQMIRDVVDEMAGDRVGLVLFAGEVKQQIPMTSHYDDFKERLDEVGVEDIVRGGSRLGDAIRVAATGYLTKTNEHKAMVLLTDGDDMESAPIEAAKAANAENGVTIFTIGLGDLQQGARIPVRTRAGRDSYMQYDGEQVWSKLNQEVLSKVATATGGAYIPAGVKQVDMASVYHGYISAIEQQEFETAKVSAYEARFAWFLVPAIALMVLQLATTKMP, encoded by the coding sequence ATGAACATTCGCGACATCGAAGTGGGGGCGATCGGCAATCTAGTCCTGCTGGGATTGGTGGTTCTGGTGTGTGTCGCTGGTCTGCTGGGTCTCTGGGCCAAACGACGGGCGATTGCTCGTTTCGCGACCCCAGACGTCCGTGGCCGATTGCTGGGCCGGAGCTCGCTTTGGCGTGATTGGTCCTTCGTGCTGTTGTCGGCGCTGACGATGGCATTGCTGGTGTTGTGTTTGGTGGATATCCGCTGGGGGCAAGTCAGCCGATCGGTCCCGCAAAAAGGGATCGAACTGATGTTTGTGTTGGACGTCTCTCGCAGCATGTTGGCCGAAGATGTGACGCCCAATCGGCTGCAGCGGGCCAAGCAGATGATTCGCGACGTGGTCGACGAAATGGCTGGTGATCGCGTCGGATTGGTGCTGTTTGCCGGCGAAGTCAAACAGCAGATCCCGATGACCAGCCACTATGACGACTTCAAAGAACGTCTCGACGAAGTGGGTGTCGAGGACATCGTGCGAGGCGGATCGCGTTTAGGCGATGCGATCCGAGTCGCTGCGACCGGTTACTTGACGAAAACGAACGAGCATAAGGCGATGGTGCTGCTGACCGACGGCGACGATATGGAAAGTGCTCCGATCGAAGCGGCGAAGGCAGCGAACGCTGAAAATGGCGTGACCATTTTTACGATCGGCCTGGGGGACCTCCAGCAAGGAGCCCGAATCCCGGTGCGGACGCGGGCCGGGCGTGATTCGTACATGCAGTACGACGGAGAACAGGTGTGGTCCAAATTGAATCAAGAGGTGCTGTCCAAGGTGGCAACCGCAACAGGCGGCGCCTACATCCCGGCTGGAGTCAAACAAGTCGACATGGCCAGCGTCTATCACGGCTACATCTCTGCGATCGAGCAGCAGGAATTTGAAACCGCCAAGGTCAGCGCCTACGAAGCCCGGTTCGCCTGGTTCCTGGTCCCCGCAATCGCACTGATGGTGCTCCAGCTCGCGACAACGAAAATGCCGTAG
- a CDS encoding DUF58 domain-containing protein, with product MIPREVMQNIRRIQINTSHVVDDLLAGGWHSAFKGRGIEFEEVRPYQVGDDIRTIDWNVTARAGEPFVKLFREEREMSVMLLVDLSASQSFGSHHQTKRELVTELGATLAFSAIKNNDKVGLTLFTDQIEKALPPRTGTRHVLRLIRELLYCDPIGRGTDLRAALDHLGRTASRRSVVFLISDFQDEGFERTLRVTRRKHDVVPIQIVDRHEVTMPNVGLIRLRDPESGKTVSIDSSSRRHRRAYAELMAARQASTDAMFRKMRMEPIRIFTGEDYVEPLQRFFRRRESHA from the coding sequence ATGATTCCTCGCGAAGTGATGCAGAACATTCGCCGGATTCAAATCAACACGTCGCACGTCGTGGACGATTTGCTGGCCGGTGGTTGGCATTCGGCGTTCAAAGGACGCGGAATCGAATTCGAAGAAGTGCGTCCCTACCAAGTTGGCGACGATATCCGAACGATCGATTGGAACGTGACGGCGCGTGCGGGCGAGCCGTTTGTCAAACTGTTTCGCGAAGAACGCGAAATGTCGGTCATGTTGCTGGTCGATCTCAGCGCGTCCCAGTCCTTTGGCAGCCATCATCAGACCAAACGCGAATTGGTTACCGAACTGGGGGCGACGTTGGCGTTCAGTGCCATCAAAAACAACGACAAAGTCGGTTTGACCCTGTTCACCGATCAGATCGAAAAGGCCTTGCCACCTCGCACCGGAACGCGGCACGTGCTGCGTTTGATTCGCGAACTGCTGTATTGCGATCCCATTGGCCGTGGCACCGACCTTCGCGCCGCGTTGGATCACCTGGGCCGAACCGCTTCGCGCCGCAGCGTGGTGTTTCTGATCAGCGATTTTCAAGACGAGGGCTTCGAACGCACTCTTCGTGTCACTCGCCGCAAACACGACGTCGTGCCGATCCAAATCGTCGATCGTCACGAAGTCACGATGCCCAACGTCGGGTTGATTCGGCTTCGCGATCCCGAATCGGGCAAGACGGTTTCGATCGATTCGTCCAGCCGTCGGCATCGGCGTGCCTACGCCGAACTGATGGCCGCACGGCAGGCGTCCACCGATGCCATGTTTCGTAAAATGCGGATGGAACCGATTCGGATTTTCACCGGCGAAGACTACGTCGAACCGCTGCAGCGATTTTTTCGTCGTCGGGAGTCGCACGCGTGA